Proteins encoded within one genomic window of Chlorobaculum sp. MV4-Y:
- the hypB gene encoding hydrogenase nickel incorporation protein HypB: MCDTCGCSGDGGAVLRKPGVKDYHVHVGDEGGHHHHHEHEHGHDHHHEHGHDHHHHHHGEARKVQMEQDVLLQNNLLAERNRGWFEARRVLALNFLSSPGSGKTSILEKTIPALLEHCPVTVIEGDQQTTNDADRIDALGVPVIQVNTGTGCHLDAQMVQRALKELDPPERSLLCIENVGNLVCPALFDLGEAAKVVVISVTEGEDKPLKYPTMFHEADICLLNKIDLLPHVDFDPAKCREYAMQVNHHLEWIELSARTGEGFDEWIAWLSAKLAAL; the protein is encoded by the coding sequence ATCATGTCCACGTCGGCGATGAGGGCGGCCATCATCACCATCACGAGCACGAACATGGTCACGACCACCATCACGAGCATGGTCACGATCATCACCACCACCACCATGGCGAGGCTCGCAAGGTGCAGATGGAGCAGGACGTGCTGTTGCAGAACAACCTGCTCGCCGAGCGCAATCGTGGCTGGTTCGAGGCACGCCGGGTGCTGGCGCTGAACTTTCTCAGCTCGCCCGGCTCCGGCAAGACCTCGATTCTTGAAAAGACCATTCCGGCGCTGCTGGAGCACTGCCCCGTCACGGTGATCGAGGGCGACCAGCAGACCACCAACGACGCCGACCGGATCGACGCGCTCGGCGTGCCGGTCATCCAGGTCAACACCGGTACCGGTTGCCACCTCGACGCGCAGATGGTGCAGCGTGCGCTCAAGGAACTCGACCCGCCGGAGCGTTCGCTGCTCTGCATCGAGAACGTCGGCAACCTGGTTTGCCCGGCGCTCTTCGACCTCGGCGAGGCGGCAAAGGTGGTGGTTATCAGCGTCACCGAGGGCGAGGACAAGCCGCTGAAATACCCCACCATGTTCCACGAGGCGGACATCTGCCTGCTCAACAAGATCGACCTTTTGCCGCACGTCGATTTCGACCCCGCCAAGTGCCGCGAGTACGCCATGCAGGTCAATCACCACCTCGAATGGATCGAGCTGTCGGCCCGAACCGGCGAGGGTTTCGACGAGTGGATCGCATGGCTGAGCGCCAAACTTGCAGCGCTCTGA